Genomic DNA from Alicyclobacillus fastidiosus:
GACGGGATTTCAGGCGTGAACAAGGCCAAAGAATTTCAACCGCACATCGCCATCGTCGACGTAATGATGCCCGGGATGAACGGTTTTGAAGTGTGTTCGATGTTGAAGACGACCCAGAACATCGCCATCATCATGTTGACCGCAAAGGACGAGGTGGATGACCGCGTGAAGGGTCTGACTTTGGGTGCGGACGATTACATGGTCAAACCGTTTAGTTTTCAAGAGCTGTTGGCTAGGATACACGCCAGAATCCGCGATCACTATCCACAGCTTATGAATGAATTGGCCATTGGATCGTTTCGGATCGACGATGCCCGCAAGGAAATTGCCTACAAAGACAGCGTACTGACACTCTCCACGACAGAGTACGGCCTGCTGAAGTACCTCGTCATCAATCACGGTATCGTTCACAGTAAGGCAAAGATCTTGGACAGAGTCTGGGGATACGATTTTGGCGGACAAGAAAATATCGTGGAAGTGTACGTCAGATCCATTCGCGAGAAGTTAGGCGATGCCGATCACACGATCATCCGAACCATTCGCGGATCGGGATATATGGTTGACTTGGGATGAGATGGGTTGGTCGGTTGAATCTTCGCGCGCTGTTCGCCCCTCGCTCGCTCAGATATCAGTTGTTATCGCGGTCCTTGTTGATTCTGTCGGGTCTCTTGTTGTTCATTGGCGCTCTGCAGTACGTGTTCATGAGCCATTTTCTGTTTCAGAACACGGCGCAAAACTTACGCAACCAAGTTAATGCGGTTCCGCCTGAAATGTGGACGAGCACGATGACGGGGCCCGACCGCGAACAAAATGGTCATCCTCCGCTCGGGTTTATGAACCCGGACACCACTGTCTCGTTCATCGATCAATCCGGCAACATCTACGTCTACCCCAACGAGTCCTCAGAACTGTCCGTCCTGAAGTTGCCGGAGAGCGAGTATCAAGCGGCGTTGGCTTACGGTGAGCGCAATAAACAATACCAGCTCATGACCGACAAGTCGGGTGTCAAAGAGATGGTGGTGCTCACTCCGGTCGGGCGACCTGACCAACCGGTAGGTGTCGTTCAAGTCACGACGGCCGTGCGCCCGTTGCAGCAGATACTTGGCAATCAGCTCATCATCTTCATCTGTCTGGCACTTGGCGCGCTGCTGGCAGGGGTGTTTACGTTCATTCCAACGCTAAGGCGCACGCTCGTCCCGCTCTCCGAAATGTCGGATACGGTGGCGCGGGTGAACGCGGGGAATATGAACGAGCGCGTGTCTCTGACGCGACCGCAAACGGAAATTGATCTGTTGGCCGGGTCGTTCAATGCCATGCTCGAACGGCTTTCCTCTGCCTTTGAGTCAGAACGAGAGGCGAAGGAGAAGATGCGTCAATTCGTTGCGGATGCCTCACACGAATTGCGCACTCCGCTCACATCCATACGCGGGTTTGTCGAAATCCTGCTTCGAGGCGCGGCGAACCAGCCTGCACAACTCGACATGGCGCTTCGGAGCATGTTGATCGAAACAGAGCGACTATCGCGCCTAGTGCAGGACTTACTGACGCTAGCGAAGCTGGATCGCGATATGACGTTTGACATGCAACCTCACGATCTCGATGGTGTCATTGGCGAGATGGAACCACAGCTCCGCCTGCTCGCCGGGACAAGACACGTCGAATTTCAGCTGGACGGGAACATTTCTGTCCGATGTGACAAGGACCGTATGAAGCAGGTGGTGTTGAACTTGTTCCAAAATGCGGTCGATCACACCGATCCGACAGCGGGGCGCATAACGGTGTCACTCGTGCAACTAGCCGACGGGGCACGGTTGGCGGTTTCGGACAACGGCCCTGGCGTTTCGGAAGAACACCAATTGCAGTTATTTGAACGCTTTTATCGGATTGACGCCGCGCGTACGCGCGCGCAAGGAGGTGCGGGCCTGGGGCTGGCCATCACGAAATCGATCGTGGAACGCCATCACGGAACGATCACCTGCGAGAGTGAACTCGGCCATGGCACGTCGTTCGCCGTTTGGCTTCCCCATTAAATGGCGGTTCAGCCGTGGATTTGGGTGGCGCTAAACGGAAACAGTTTTCCGCCAAACGCGAAGGATGTGGCGCCGGTCTCTTCCGAGACGATGAGAATTAGGGCGTCACTATGCTGAGACAGGCCGATTGCAGCGCGATGCCGCGTACCTAGTTTGGACTCGCCCACGGCTATATTCGAGACGGGGAGAACGTTGCTTGCGGAGATGATCTCATTGTCCCGGACGAGTACCGCTCCGTCGTGAAGTGGTCCTCCAGGGAAAAAAATAGATTCCAGCAGCGAACTGGACAACGTCGCCCCGATGGGGATACCAGAATGAATCAATTTGTCGAGTGACTCTTCGCGCTGAACGACGATAAGTGCTCCGTGTCTGCGCTCTGAGAGATGCTGAACCGCAATAGAGATGGCTTGATAGTTGTCCGTATAGGGTGCTAGGTACGTTTGTAAATAGGACGTGGCGGCTGTCGCGTGTAATCCCCGGAGGACCTCGTGAATTTTTTCAAACTCACAGAGAATGCAGTGGTCATTGCGATCCAGGTCGTTGAACAAAAGGTTTATCTCGCGCCGGATCTGCTCAATTTCAAGCTTTAGTTTGTCTTTGATTGAAGCGGGTAACGCGTAGGTCGTTTGTGTTACCTCTGCCACGATGTCCCCTCCGAAATCGACCAGTGTCTACGCGGTAGGGTGTCCAGTAGCGTGCTGTGGGATACGAAGGATTCGCATGGCCTGTCGAGTTAGGCGCCTCCGAGGATCTTCGAAGGCGCTTGCGTTCGTTTGTGCATGCTAAGCCGCGGGTCCAGAGAAGTGATCGTGAAGGACAAGGGAAGCGGCGCCGATTGCGCAAGTTAAGTCGCCCAATGCGGAGTTGCGAATACGAGTGGGTGAAAAGGGTTCCGTGAAGCTTCGGTCGCGTATGGTTTCGTCGACCGTATCGATAATCAGCTGGCTCGCGTCGCCGACGCGACTGCCCACGAGGATAAGGGCGGGATTCAGGCCGTTGACGAGCGATGCCGCGCCAATGCCGAGATAGCTTGCCGCCGAGCGGATGGCCGCGCTGGCATGTGCATCACCCGATTGCGCGAGCCGGGCGATCTCGGGAAGTGACTTTCGCGTACCCGTCAGCTGTTGATACTGGTCGAGCATGGCCTTTTCGGATGCGTAGATCTCGAGGCACCCGTGATTGCCACACGAGCATGTGGGGCCGCTACGGTCGATGGTCATGTGACCGAACTCCCCTGCGATCCCACCCTCACCGCGGATCAGTTGGTTGTTCAAGATGATGCCCGTACCGATACCGGTCCCGATGCTGATGTACACCATGTTGGAGACTCCCTTGCCTGCGCCGAACAACTGCTCACCCATTGCGCCAGCGTTGGCCTCGTTGTCTAAGACGACAGGCAGGCTCAGCTCATATTGCAACATGGATTTCAAATGAACGCCTTTCCAGTGCAGGTTGGGCGCATTTAATACGACACCGCGCTTTGCATCGACAAGTCCCGGAATCCCGATTCCTACTCCGATGACGCCCAGTGGGGAGTCTGGAGCATCGGCCATCACCGATTGAATCATCTCGGACATCTGCCGCACGACGCGTTCCGGGCTCCGCGTTTCTTGGATGCCGCTTTCGGTCATTTTGATGACTTGTGCCGATAAGTCGAGGAGCAGCACCTTGATGAAATCGACGCCCAGCTCCACGCCGATCACGCTGCCGACACCGGGGTTAAACTCGAGTAGGACCGCTCTGCGGCCGACGCCCCCCGACGGCACGTGGCCTAATTCCAAAACGTACTTTTCGCCGATCAGCTCGTCGACAATACTCGAAATCGTAGCTTTTGTCAGTCCGGTGCGCCGCGCGATCTCGACGCGCGACAGCGGCCCATGATATCGCAAGAGGTTTAACACAATGGAACGGTTTAAATTTTTAATATAGGATTGATCCCCGGTTCTGGTCACGAACATACCCCTGTTCACGATGTTTTCTCGATTGGTCAATTCCCTGATTATATCACGCACTGCTGGAAGGACCACGATCCTCGTCAGGATCTACGCAATTTAGTAAGCGTTTACTCGTAGATTGAATCATAAAGAATGTTTTGATAGTATATATTTATTCAACGAATTAACTAATTGTCCTGCAGCTGCTTTACAACTCCTAACTACGTTTGAGGTGATCCGTGTGGCGTACTTTTCAGAAGTAGACAAGATTCGTTATGAGGGTCCAAAATCTCGCAATCCTCTGGCTTTTAAATACTATCGCGCAGAGGAACAAGTCCTGGGAAAGACCATGGAGGAGCATCTCCGATTTGCCGTGAGCTATTGGCACACGTTTACACTTCAGGGAAGTGACCCATTTGGCTTGCCGAATATGGTGCGCCCTTGGGACGGATTTACGGGCATGGAGTTAGCCAAGAAGCGAGTGGAAGCAGCATTTGAGTTCCTCGATAAAATCGATGTCACGTACTTCTGCTTCCATGATCGCGATATAGCGCCAGAAGCGGATACTTTGCGTGAAACCAACCGCAATCTCGACGAGATCGTTCAGATGATCGAGGAGTACATGAAGTCCTCAGGGAAGAAGCTTCTCTGGAATACCGCCAATATGTTCTCCAATCCACGCTTTGTCCACGGTGCCGCAACTTCCTGCGACGCTAACGTCTTCGCCTACGCCGCAGCCCAAGTGAAAAAGGGCATTGAGGTCGCTAAGCGACTTGGGGCTGAGAACTACGTGTTCTGGGGTGGGCGGGAAGGATACGAAACGCTCTTGAATACGGATCTCAAACGCGAGCTGGACAATCAGGCACGGCTTTTGCAAATGGCGTGTGATTTCGCGGATGAAATCGGATTCACGGGGCAATTCCTGCTCGAGCCAAAGCCGAAAGAGCCCACGAAGCATCAGTACGACTTTGATGCAGCCACCACCATCTCGTTTTTAAAACACTACGGCCTCGATGGACGATTCAAATTGAATATTGAAGCCAACCACGCGACCTTGGCTGGCCACACCTTCGATCACGAATTGGCCGTTTCGCGCATTCACGGCATGCTCGGGTCGGTCGATGCGAATCAGGGGGATCCACTGTTGGGGTGGGATACTGACGAATTCCCAACTGATTTGTACAGCACAACCTTGGCCATGGTACAAATCCTGAAAAACGGCGGCCTGCACAGTGGAGGTTTGAACTTTGACGCGAAGGTGCGCCGAGCGTCAATGACACCGACAGACATTTTCTATGGATATATCGCCGGTATGGACAGTTTTGCGCGCGGATTGAAGGTTGCCGCCAAA
This window encodes:
- a CDS encoding response regulator transcription factor — its product is MYKPQDIKVLVIDDELSISQFLTLGLQNEGYNVESAQDGISGVNKAKEFQPHIAIVDVMMPGMNGFEVCSMLKTTQNIAIIMLTAKDEVDDRVKGLTLGADDYMVKPFSFQELLARIHARIRDHYPQLMNELAIGSFRIDDARKEIAYKDSVLTLSTTEYGLLKYLVINHGIVHSKAKILDRVWGYDFGGQENIVEVYVRSIREKLGDADHTIIRTIRGSGYMVDLG
- a CDS encoding ATP-binding protein; this encodes MRWVGRLNLRALFAPRSLRYQLLSRSLLILSGLLLFIGALQYVFMSHFLFQNTAQNLRNQVNAVPPEMWTSTMTGPDREQNGHPPLGFMNPDTTVSFIDQSGNIYVYPNESSELSVLKLPESEYQAALAYGERNKQYQLMTDKSGVKEMVVLTPVGRPDQPVGVVQVTTAVRPLQQILGNQLIIFICLALGALLAGVFTFIPTLRRTLVPLSEMSDTVARVNAGNMNERVSLTRPQTEIDLLAGSFNAMLERLSSAFESEREAKEKMRQFVADASHELRTPLTSIRGFVEILLRGAANQPAQLDMALRSMLIETERLSRLVQDLLTLAKLDRDMTFDMQPHDLDGVIGEMEPQLRLLAGTRHVEFQLDGNISVRCDKDRMKQVVLNLFQNAVDHTDPTAGRITVSLVQLADGARLAVSDNGPGVSEEHQLQLFERFYRIDAARTRAQGGAGLGLAITKSIVERHHGTITCESELGHGTSFAVWLPH
- the cdaS gene encoding sporulation-specific diadenylate cyclase CdaS: MAEVTQTTYALPASIKDKLKLEIEQIRREINLLFNDLDRNDHCILCEFEKIHEVLRGLHATAATSYLQTYLAPYTDNYQAISIAVQHLSERRHGALIVVQREESLDKLIHSGIPIGATLSSSLLESIFFPGGPLHDGAVLVRDNEIISASNVLPVSNIAVGESKLGTRHRAAIGLSQHSDALILIVSEETGATSFAFGGKLFPFSATQIHG
- a CDS encoding ROK family transcriptional regulator; amino-acid sequence: MTRTGDQSYIKNLNRSIVLNLLRYHGPLSRVEIARRTGLTKATISSIVDELIGEKYVLELGHVPSGGVGRRAVLLEFNPGVGSVIGVELGVDFIKVLLLDLSAQVIKMTESGIQETRSPERVVRQMSEMIQSVMADAPDSPLGVIGVGIGIPGLVDAKRGVVLNAPNLHWKGVHLKSMLQYELSLPVVLDNEANAGAMGEQLFGAGKGVSNMVYISIGTGIGTGIILNNQLIRGEGGIAGEFGHMTIDRSGPTCSCGNHGCLEIYASEKAMLDQYQQLTGTRKSLPEIARLAQSGDAHASAAIRSAASYLGIGAASLVNGLNPALILVGSRVGDASQLIIDTVDETIRDRSFTEPFSPTRIRNSALGDLTCAIGAASLVLHDHFSGPAA
- the xylA gene encoding xylose isomerase translates to MAYFSEVDKIRYEGPKSRNPLAFKYYRAEEQVLGKTMEEHLRFAVSYWHTFTLQGSDPFGLPNMVRPWDGFTGMELAKKRVEAAFEFLDKIDVTYFCFHDRDIAPEADTLRETNRNLDEIVQMIEEYMKSSGKKLLWNTANMFSNPRFVHGAATSCDANVFAYAAAQVKKGIEVAKRLGAENYVFWGGREGYETLLNTDLKRELDNQARLLQMACDFADEIGFTGQFLLEPKPKEPTKHQYDFDAATTISFLKHYGLDGRFKLNIEANHATLAGHTFDHELAVSRIHGMLGSVDANQGDPLLGWDTDEFPTDLYSTTLAMVQILKNGGLHSGGLNFDAKVRRASMTPTDIFYGYIAGMDSFARGLKVAAKLVEDRVFDAVVAERYKSYETGIGKEIVDGAATLQSLEDYIIDRNVVLQASGRQEWLLATLNQYLLEV